AATAAATTGGAGTCCGGGCAGCAAATTATTGACCCAGCAACAAATATTCTGCCGTATCACTTGGAAATGGCTATTAAAGTTTATGAAGCTTGTGGAATGACAGTGACGAATAAGGTTATTCGAGAACCAGAAAGTGCTGAGTATAGTGCTTGCCGTTTTGGAATGGAAGGGAAAGACATCGTTTTTCGGGAAGCAAAGACAACACCAGTTAAAATAGGTCAGTTCGTAACAATATGGAAACGTCCTATGGATATAATTATCCCATTTGATAGCACGGATAGTGTAGATTTTATCGTTATAGGTGTAAGCAGTTCACAAAACCAAGGCCAGTTTGTTTTTGATAAAAGAATACTCATCGCAAAGGGAATTATGTCTCATAATAGCAAGAAAGGAAAAACGGCTTTTCGAGTCTATCCGCCGTGGACTGAACCTGTGAGCAAGCAGGCTGTGAAGACACAACAATGGCAACTCCGTTACTTTTTTCATTTTGGGCCACATATTGCTATTGATAAAGAAAGCATACGTAAACTTTTTAATCTTTAATGATTAAATTCTCCACTGTAAGCAGTGGAGAATTCACTATGCCTGTTCAGAAAACTTATAAATCACTGAAGTATTAGTAGAAAAATATGGTGTATAACGTAATAGCAATTAGGGCTTGCGATAAAGATTCTCTATACAATATTGATTAAGAATTTCGCAGAGTTTCTTATGATTGTTATGCTCAACTTATAAAGAAAAATCATTTTCTGAAAGAGCAGACGGCAACGCTTTTCCTTTTCAGCAAAGACAATCATCGTATTTAAAGTAACCCCAAAAGGAATTTAAAAATATCTATATACAAGAAGACTAGAAGAGTGGATTAATAAGGTGTGGAACAAATATCAAGTAAAATTTGCTTC
This genomic interval from Virgibacillus pantothenticus contains the following:
- a CDS encoding MepB family protein; the protein is MTTHKSENKLESGQQIIDPATNILPYHLEMAIKVYEACGMTVTNKVIREPESAEYSACRFGMEGKDIVFREAKTTPVKIGQFVTIWKRPMDIIIPFDSTDSVDFIVIGVSSSQNQGQFVFDKRILIAKGIMSHNSKKGKTAFRVYPPWTEPVSKQAVKTQQWQLRYFFHFGPHIAIDKESIRKLFNL